CGAATACTGCGGCAACGAGGGATGCAAGCTCGCCGAAGCGCGTCCAATAGGTGAGCTGGCCGTCGGATCCGGCCTCGGTGCGGATGCCGACCATCAGCGAGAACAGCACCAGCGCGACCAGCGCGTTGAAGAAGGCTGTCTTCAGAAGGGGGAGGATGCCGGCGGAGCGACTTGCGGATGCGGTATCTTGCGAGAGGGCTGTCACGCGCGGACCGTCAGACTTTTTCGACTTCGGGACGGCCGAGCAGGCCGGTCGGCATGAAGATCAGCACGACGATCAGGATCGAGAACGCCGCGACGTCCTTGTACTCGACCGAGAAATAGGCCGACCAGAACGTCTCGATCAAGCCGATCGCAAGGCCGCCGAGCATGGCGCCCGGCAGCGAGCCGATGCCGCCGAGCACGGCTGCGGTGAACGCCTTGATGCCGGCGACGAAGCCCATGAAGAAATCGACCAGGCCGTAATAGAGCAGGTACATCAGGCCGGCGACCGCGGCGAGCGCGGCACCGATTACGAAGGTCATGGAAATGGTGCGGTCGACGTCGACGCCGAGCAGCGCCGCCATGGTCTGGTCCTGCTCGCAGGCGCGCATGTCGCGCCCGAGCCGCGTGCGCGAGACCAGCCAGGTGAAGATGGCGAGCAGCACGATGGTAGTGACGACCACCATGATCTGGATGTTGGAGAGCTGGATGACGAAGCCGTCCGGGCTCTCATGCAGGGTGTAGCCGCCGGTGATGAAGGGCGGGATCGGCTTGACGCGCGCACCTTGCGCAACTTGCGAATAATTGGTCAGCACGAACGACATGCCGATCGCCGACAGCATCGGGGCGAGGCGGAAGGAATGCCGCAGCGGCCGGTAGGCGATGCGCTCGATGGTCCAGCCATAGAGCGCCGTGATCGCCATCGCGACCAGGAGCACCACGAGCAGGATGACCGGGATCGCGGTCAGGCCGAGCGAAACCAGGATCAGGAAGGTGATGAGGGCGATGAAGCCGCCGATCATGAAGATGTCGCCATGGGCGAAATTGATCATGCCGACGATGCCGTAGACCATCGTGTAGCCGATGGCGATCAGGCCGTAGATCGAGCCGAGTACAAGGCCGTTGATGAGCTGCTGGGCGAAATAATCCATGGACTGCCGTACCAACCTGACGCGGCTCAAAGGGAGCTCTTGAGAGAGAGTTCTTGGGCCCCGGCAGCCCTTGAGCGTTCGTCTCGTTTTCTAACAGGAGGGAACTGGCCGCCGCAACAGCCGAGGCCTCGGCATAAAGGCTTGTACAGAGGTCATTTCGGCTACGGACGTCATTTCGGCGGTTCCGCAGGTGCGGGAACCGGGTTCCGCAGGGCAACCAAAATGCGGGCGGCACGTTATCTCCGCTCTGACGTCCAACAAGGGAGTTTCCCCGAATGACGAAGCAGCAGAACCAGAATCCGGGCCAGCAGAGTCAGAACCCCGGCCAGCAGCGCCCCGGTC
This is a stretch of genomic DNA from Bradyrhizobium sp. CB2312. It encodes these proteins:
- a CDS encoding branched-chain amino acid ABC transporter permease LivH (LivHMGF is the membrane component of the LIV-I/LS branched-chain amino acid transporter), with amino-acid sequence MDYFAQQLINGLVLGSIYGLIAIGYTMVYGIVGMINFAHGDIFMIGGFIALITFLILVSLGLTAIPVILLVVLLVAMAITALYGWTIERIAYRPLRHSFRLAPMLSAIGMSFVLTNYSQVAQGARVKPIPPFITGGYTLHESPDGFVIQLSNIQIMVVVTTIVLLAIFTWLVSRTRLGRDMRACEQDQTMAALLGVDVDRTISMTFVIGAALAAVAGLMYLLYYGLVDFFMGFVAGIKAFTAAVLGGIGSLPGAMLGGLAIGLIETFWSAYFSVEYKDVAAFSILIVVLIFMPTGLLGRPEVEKV